A single window of Eucalyptus grandis isolate ANBG69807.140 chromosome 1, ASM1654582v1, whole genome shotgun sequence DNA harbors:
- the LOC104415698 gene encoding UDP-glycosyltransferase 84B2-like encodes MALMDQAQKQHHVLMVAFASQGHMNPMLRLGMKLFSKGIIVKLATTEIARHRMLKYSSAAADSTSGIELLYYSDGLSIDFDRRTHLDRYMESLAKFGPPNLSNLIKQHYGNPGSADLLCIVANPFVPWVADVAAEHGVPRALLWIQPCAALYAIYYRFYNKLNSFQILTCPDMRLELPGLPSLGMQDLPSFVLPNDPFGSIEKLLYEAFQALSMNKFKWVLANSFYELERDVIDSMSELYAIRPVGPLVPPLLLGQDREDDVGIGMWRSDGRCIEWLDRQRHSSVIYVSFGSILALPAELMENIATGLKNAKHPFLWVVKPPEWSSKDGEGQLPQGFLDETKEQGLVVPWCPQPSVLSHPAIACFVTHCGWNSILETICSGVPLIAYPQWTDQPTNAKLIEDVFKIGVRLRSDRKLGKCIEDILASPQSEEFRNNAAALKEVARKVVGHGGSSDRNVQLFVDELIQNASV; translated from the exons ATGGCTTTGATGGACCAGGCACAAAAGCAACACCATGTTCTAATGGTTGCATTCGCATCTCAAGGCCACATGAACCCCATGCTCAGGCTAGGCATGAAGCTATTCTCCAAGGGCATCATTGTCAAGCTCGCCACAACCGAAATAGCACGCCACCGAATGCTAAAATACTCCTCGGCCGCTGCAGATTCCACCTCTGGGATTGAGCTTCTCTACTACTCGGACGGCCTCAGCATTGACTTCGACCGGAGGACTCACCTCGATCGTTACATGGAGTCCTTAGCCAAGTTTGGGCCCCCTAATCTCTCGAACCTGATCAAACAACATTACGGGAACCCCGGAAGCGCCGACCTTTTGTGCATTGTTGCAAACCCTTTCGTCCCCTGGGTCGCTGATGTGGCGGCGGAGCACGGAGTTCCGCGTGCCTTGCTGTGGATTCAACCTTGTgc tgCGCTCTATGCCATATACTATCGCTTTTACAACAAGCTCAACTCTTTCCAAATCCTGACGTGCCCGGACATGCGATTGGAATTACCAGGGTTGCCATCGTTAGGCATGCAAGATCTTCCATCTTTTGTGCTTCCGAACGACCCTTTCGGTAGCATTGAGAAGCTATTGTATGAGGCGTTTCAGGCCCTAAGCATGAATAAGTTCAAGTGGGTATTGGCGAATTCGTTCTATGAGCTTGAAAGAGATGTTATAGACTCCATGTCCGAGCTGTATGCGATACGACCAGTTGGTCCACTGGTTCCACCACTGTTGCTTGGTCAAGACCGAGAAGATGATGTTGGTATTGGGATGTGGAGATCCGACGGGAGGTGCATCGAGTGGTTGGATCGACAAAGACACTCCTCGGTGATTTATGTGTCGTTTGGTAGCATCCTCGCCCTTCCAGCTGAGCTGATGGAGAATATAGCAACAG GCTTAAAGAACGCCAAACATCCATTTCTATGGGTCGTGAAGCCTCCGGAATGGTCTTCAAAAGATGGGGAAGGACAACTTCCACAAGGTTTTCTAGACGAAACGAAAGAGCAAGGTCTGGTAGTGCCATGGTGTCCACAACCAAGCGTCTTATCTCATCCGGCCATCGCTTGCTTTGTCACTCATTGTGGATGGAACTCGATCCTTGAAACTATATGTTCGGGTGTGCCATTGATAGCCTATCCACAGTGGACTGACCAGCCGACGAATGCGAAGCTTATAGAGGATGTGTTCAAGATAGGGGTCAGGCTAAGATCAGATCGAAAACTGGGTAAATGTATTGAAGACATCCTCGCTAGCCCTCAGTCTGAAGAATTTAGGAACAACGCGGCAGCGTTAAAAGAGGTTGCTCGAAAAGTGGTGGGCCATGGTGGCTCGTCGGACCGGAATGTACAGTTGTTTGTGGATGAGCTGATTCAAAATGCCTCAGTGTGA